In Citrus sinensis cultivar Valencia sweet orange chromosome 2, DVS_A1.0, whole genome shotgun sequence, a single genomic region encodes these proteins:
- the LOC102618285 gene encoding uncharacterized protein At5g65660: MRGGLEGSYHFSAWPPIGAPLNNVQREDNWKHFDNSVNAVSFGFVATAILISMFLVMAIFERFLRPTSPSGSPTRGDLESQLSFNPKLGYPSPRMTIYANGVSVLMPGDNIPTFIAHPAPVPCPPTRISLPDNQHIPLPNPLSCSNSSRSSIQEDST, translated from the exons ATGAGAGGAGGATTAGAAGGCAGCTACCATTTTTCTGCGTGGCCGCCAATAGGAGCTCCATTGAACAACGTGCAAAGGGAAGATAACTGGAAACACTTCGACAACTCTGTCAATGCGGTGTCGTTTGGTTTTGTTGCCACCGCCATTCTCATTTCCATGTTCTTGGTCATGGCCATTTTCGAGAGATTTCTTCGACCCACTTCGCCAAGTGGTAGCCCGACCCGTGGTGACCTTGAGTCTCAGTTGAGTTTCAATCCCAAGCTTGGCTATCCATCTCCCAGA ATGACTATATATGCGAATGGTGTTTCTGTATTGATGCCTGGAGACAATATCCCTACCTTCATTGCTCACCCAGCCCCGGTGCCTTGTCCACCCACGCGAATCTCACTTCCAGACAATCAACATATCCCGTTGCCCAATCCTCTGTCTTGCTCCAATTCAAGCCGAAGCTCAATACAAGAAGACTCAACATGA